Proteins encoded by one window of Candidatus Nezhaarchaeota archaeon:
- a CDS encoding phosphoribosylaminoimidazolesuccinocarboxamide synthase — protein MSYRVGELIASGKTKLVYSLNNPLLVLLKFKDDVTALDGKKKDTIPGKGAINAAVSAKLFQVLKDGGVDNHYVEMYDATSLVVKKLEMIPVEVVCRNIATGSIVKRLPIKEGEVFDPPIVEFFLKDDARGDPMINDSHMIALKLASRSEIDKIIETMLKANEILRRFLASRGLTLLDFKLEFGRRDGEIMIGDEIDPDCMRIRDSSTQAVLDKDLYRKGASLEDVKRAYEEVYRRIVKE, from the coding sequence ATGAGCTATAGAGTCGGTGAGTTAATAGCCTCAGGAAAGACTAAGCTCGTATACTCGCTCAATAATCCACTTCTCGTACTCTTGAAGTTTAAGGATGATGTGACGGCTTTAGATGGTAAGAAGAAGGATACTATTCCTGGTAAGGGTGCAATTAACGCAGCCGTATCAGCTAAACTTTTCCAGGTTCTCAAGGATGGAGGGGTTGACAATCACTACGTAGAGATGTACGACGCCACATCGTTGGTAGTAAAGAAGCTTGAAATGATCCCTGTAGAGGTTGTATGTAGGAACATAGCAACTGGAAGCATAGTTAAGAGGTTGCCAATAAAGGAGGGTGAGGTCTTCGATCCACCAATAGTCGAGTTCTTCTTAAAAGATGATGCTAGAGGAGATCCGATGATAAATGATTCACACATGATAGCGCTGAAGTTGGCGTCAAGGAGCGAAATCGACAAGATCATTGAGACAATGTTGAAGGCCAATGAGATCTTAAGAAGATTCCTTGCAAGTAGAGGCCTTACCCTTCTAGACTTTAAACTTGAGTTTGGGAGGAGGGATGGCGAGATAATGATAGGAGACGAAATTGACCCTGATTGCATGAGAATCAGGGACTCATCAACTCAAGCAGTCCTCGACAAGGACCTGTACAGGAAAGGAGCTTCTCTCGAAGATGTTAAAAGGGCTTACGAGGAGGTATATAGGAGGATAGTTAAGGAGTGA
- the purF gene encoding amidophosphoribosyltransferase — MNNFPFKAREKCGVVGITSIVRSSISEYIYKALYTLQHRGQESAGIAMFNGQEVRSYKGLGLVTDVITGEVLRNFNGHVGIGHVRYSTTPGVTIEEAQPLVVKNPKFSFSLAFNGTITNYLEIKERLARQGIIFMTRTDTEVLAKLLAKNLMDCRMDYVKAFKLTASEIDGACSMVLVNNHGELYAYRDPLGFKPLCIGRVNDLVVVASETCVLDVLSSFDGCEYDYVKPGELIRVCEGSIEKIQITSMPRRARCMFEYVYFSRPDSVFDGISVYRAREKIGRELAKRCPADGDVVVPVPDSGRTAALGYSLELGLPLTEGLMKNRYVGRTFIMPGQDLRDEMVSLKLNVVRDVVDGKRVVLVDDSIVRGTTMKRIVRLLRKGGAKEVHVRISCPPIISACYMGIDFPTRRELIAKMMTLEELTKYVEADSLMYNTIDGLVSGIGLPENELCLACLTGEYPLAKAYRFEELEEYLGRK, encoded by the coding sequence GTGAATAACTTTCCGTTCAAGGCTAGAGAGAAGTGTGGAGTTGTAGGTATAACCTCGATAGTTAGGAGCAGCATATCTGAATACATCTACAAGGCCCTCTACACCCTTCAGCATCGAGGGCAAGAATCGGCCGGTATAGCCATGTTCAACGGTCAGGAGGTAAGATCTTATAAAGGACTTGGATTGGTAACTGACGTTATAACTGGAGAGGTATTAAGGAATTTTAATGGTCACGTGGGTATAGGCCATGTTCGATACTCCACGACTCCCGGAGTTACTATTGAAGAGGCTCAACCCTTAGTAGTTAAAAACCCAAAGTTCTCATTTTCACTTGCATTCAACGGAACCATAACAAACTATCTGGAAATAAAGGAGAGGCTCGCTAGGCAAGGAATAATATTCATGACGAGGACTGACACTGAAGTTCTAGCTAAGCTCTTAGCCAAGAACTTAATGGATTGCCGCATGGATTACGTCAAGGCCTTCAAGTTAACAGCCTCAGAAATTGATGGGGCATGCTCAATGGTCCTCGTTAACAATCATGGTGAGCTCTACGCCTACAGAGATCCCTTGGGCTTCAAGCCTCTTTGTATAGGCAGGGTCAACGACCTCGTCGTTGTAGCATCAGAGACTTGTGTTCTCGACGTACTTTCAAGTTTTGATGGTTGTGAGTATGACTACGTCAAGCCGGGTGAATTGATAAGGGTATGTGAAGGAAGCATTGAGAAGATTCAGATAACATCGATGCCCAGGAGAGCTAGGTGCATGTTTGAGTACGTGTACTTCTCGAGACCTGACTCTGTATTCGATGGGATATCAGTTTACAGGGCTAGAGAGAAAATTGGAAGGGAGTTAGCTAAGAGGTGTCCAGCTGATGGCGACGTAGTAGTTCCAGTTCCAGATTCAGGTAGGACGGCAGCGCTGGGGTATTCTCTCGAACTTGGACTACCTCTCACTGAGGGTTTAATGAAGAACAGGTATGTTGGAAGGACGTTCATCATGCCCGGGCAAGACCTCAGAGACGAAATGGTCTCACTAAAACTGAACGTTGTGAGAGACGTTGTTGATGGTAAGAGGGTTGTCCTTGTCGATGACTCGATAGTTCGAGGAACCACAATGAAGAGGATAGTAAGGCTCCTTAGGAAGGGGGGAGCTAAAGAGGTTCACGTCAGAATAAGTTGTCCACCAATAATAAGCGCATGCTATATGGGAATAGACTTCCCAACAAGGCGTGAGCTTATAGCCAAAATGATGACACTTGAAGAGTTAACGAAGTACGTTGAAGCCGACTCATTAATGTACAACACGATAGACGGGCTTGTAAGTGGTATAGGATTACCAGAGAATGAGCTCTGTCTTGCATGTTTAACCGGTGAGTACCCACTAGCTAAAGCGTATAGATTTGAGGAACTCGAAGAGTACTTGGGGAGGAAATAG